The proteins below are encoded in one region of Thermothelomyces thermophilus ATCC 42464 chromosome 1, complete sequence:
- a CDS encoding Lipase, GDSL-like protein gives MVSFSSLAILGLNLAARVSSTILQNGQVRKTNFPDTRINPADYSFTTYPANATEISYKGRWDSKHVSWWSAPGIKFGYTGKTVAITFGNLTDNGVLVGYRIGGLDWMFTNITAGATHLLVSPETPGSNETGPINPWTFEMRVSNWAYGVQIDSVHVAAGEKLVKIPDFGRRIEVIGDSLAAGMYTTYEGLSSWAYGLGAGLGNTEFTVTAYPGICAADQDCWGNPRGQVHQWFYTSDTSYRASVIHGDDPEPWDFAKHPAADIVVINIGTNDRNEANNVSTEAYIDALTKIIEGIHGKWPKAQVIVMSLWLGFYQSGNTYLPNAPDGWVKEIYDMVRWFNSDDYLRNPIIYDGVTKKTSRTGKRAKPFVHYFNTTGIMQHNDIGPLWHPTDVGAVKVASHLQQFIRIKFGWDFYATGPEIFHETLYWNDEPNY, from the exons ATGGTGTCGTTTTCGAGCCTGGCCATCCTCGGCCTAAACCTAGCCGCACGAGTATCTTCAACCATTCTTCAGAATGGCCAAGTAAGAAAGACCAATTTCCCAGATACTCGAATTAATCCGGCAGACTACTCGTTTACGACGTACCCGGCCAATGCCACCGAGATCTCGTACAAAGGGCGGTGGGACTCGAAACATGTCTCCTGGTGGTC AGCCCCCGGTATCAAGTTTGGCTATACCGGAAAGACAGTAGCCATCACCTTTGGCAACCTGACGGATAATGGCGTTCTCGTCGGCTATCGCATTGGAGGGCTCGACTGGATGTTCACCAACATTACAGCAGGGGCTACTCACCTCCTCGTGAGCCCAGAAACGCCGGGTTCAAATGAGACAGGCCCAATCAACCCGTGGACGTTTGAGATGCGGGTGTCGAATTGGGCATACGGCGTGCAAATCGACTCCGTTCACGTTGCCGCCGGGGAGAAGCTGGTCAAGATCCCGGATTTTGGCCGCCGGATCGAGGTAATTGGCGATAGCCTCGCCGCGGGCATGTACACGACGTACGAAGGGTTGTCAAGTTGGGCCTA CGGCCTGGGAGCTGGCCTGGGCAACACCGAGTTCACGGTGACTGCGTATCCCGGAATTTGCGCCGCAGACCAGGATTGTTGGGGAAACCCTCGTGGACAGGTACACCAGTGGTTTTATACTTCTGATACGAGCTACCGTGCTTCGGTGATACATGGCG ACGACCCAGAGCCCTGGGACTTTGCGAAACACCCAGCTGCAGACATTGTCGTCATCAACATCGGCACGAACGACAGGAATGAGGCGAACAATGTTTCGACAGAGGCCTACATCGATGCGTTGACAAAGATCATTGAGGGCATCCACGGCAAGTGGCCGAAGGCCCAGGTCATAGTCATG TCTCTCTGGCTCGGATTCTACCAGAGCGGGAACACCTACCTCCCCAATGCGCCAGATGGCTGGGTCAAGGAAATCTATGACATGGTTCGGTG GTTCAACTCGGACGACTACCTCCGCAACCCAATTATTTACGACGGCGTCACCAAAAAGACATCAAGAACCGGAAAACGGGCAAAGCCCTTTGTCCACTACTTCAACACGACAGGCATCATGCAACACAACGACATTGGCCCGCTGTGGCACCCGACTGATGTAGGCGCCGTCAAGGTGGCCAGTCACCTGCAGCAGTTCATTCGTATCAAGTTCGGGTGGGACTTTTATGCCACCGGCCCGGA GATATTCCACGAGACCCTGTACTGGAATGACGAGCCGAACTACTAA